The window ATCCCATTCGCTTCCCGATCCTCAGGATGTGGGTGTCGATGGGAAAGGCCTCCCTTCCGAGACCGAAGAGGAGAAGGCAATGGACCGTCTTTGGCCCGATCCCTTTGAGCCCTCCGATGACATTTTTGACCTCTTCGGTCTCCATCTTCTCTAAGAAGGAAAGGCTCAGCCTCCCCCCTCTCTCCTGAATCCATCGAAGGATCCTCTGGATCCTCATGGCCTTCTGGTTGGCAAGCCCCCCTGGGCGAATGGCGGTCACGATGGCCTCTCGCCTTGCTCGGAGGAGGTCCTCCCAGCGGGGAAAACGGGTTTTGAGCCTGCCGAAGGCCCGATCCCGGTTCAGGTCGTTCGTATTCTGGGAAAGGATGGTCTCGATGAGGACGTCGAGGGGATCGATGCCCTTCCTTCTTTCGGGAACGCCGTATTCCTTTTCGAGAAGAAGGGCGATCTTTCTAAGCTTTCTCTTCAGATCGTCACGCCTTTGCCATCGCCCTTCGGATCTTCTCACTGAGCCTTCCCTTCATGAAGTCTTTGATCCGCTCTTTGACCCTCGCCACGAATCCTTGGTAGGTCTCGCTCCCTTCCAGGACCCGAAGGTAGAGATCGCTCAGTTCGGGATAATGCTTCAAGGTCTGATAGGCGAGCCGGGTGAACCTGAAGACAAACCTCGAAAACGAGAGGGCCCATTTCAGATGGGAGGAGATTTGAATTTGGATCGCCCGCTGATAGAGGTCGGAAGGAGGAAGGCCCTGCCCCTCCGATTCGACGATCGCCTCCCCGGCCAGCATCCCGCTCCGGATGGCATAATAGATCCCCTCCCCCTGGAGAGGATCCATCAGATGGGCCGCATCTCCCACCAGGAGGATCCTTCCCCTTGCCACCTTCTGGTTCTCGTCGTAAAAGGAGGGAAGACGGTGCCCCCTCAGGATCTCTGGCCTTCTCCCTTGTAGGTAAGGAAGGCCTTTCAGGAAACCCTCCAGACATCGGCCGATATTAACCCTTTCCCCTTCTTCGAACATCCCTCCGATTCCGATCGAAAGCCAACCCCTCTTGGGGAAGACCCACGCATATCCGTTCGGGATCCCCCCGAAGTCGAGGTGGACGAAGTGGCGCTCCCTCTCAGGAAACGGAAGGGAGGCGTCAAAAGGGATTTCGCTCTGAAGGGCCATCCCATACCCATCCTCTCCCTCCGGGGGCAGGGAGAGTTGCTTCGCTACGAGGCTACCTGCGCCATCCGCGGCGATGAGAAAATGGCCCCGAACCTTCTTGCCACCCTCCAGGCCCACCTCGACGCCGTCGGCCTTTTCCTCGACCTCGATCACCTTCTCTCCCTCGATCATTTCGGCCCCTTTCTCCAAGGCCTTCTCCATGAGAAACTGATCGAAACGGTCCCTCATCACCATATAGGCGATCGGCCCTTTCGATTCGATGAAAAAGGGGTCTTTCAGGCGGTAGCTGAACTTCGCCCCGTAAATGGTATTTTCGATGACGGGCACGAGATCGAAATCGACCAGCCGAACGGTCTTGAGGGAGAGACATCCCCCGCAGGGCTTGTATCGAGGGAATCTCTCCTTTTCGATCAAGAGGGTCTTAAGCCCCTTCTGGGCACAGATGCGGGCAGCGGTCGTGCCTCCTGGCCCACCCCCCACCACGATCACATCGCAATCGGAACGTCTCATCCCATCTCGCAATTCTGCCTTTGACCCGCCTTTCTATTTTGACTCTTGAATCTTTAATCGGGCCTCAGGCGGGAGTCTTGTTCAAGCAGCATTTTTTATACTTTTTCCCGCTACCACAAGGGCAGGGGTCATTCCGACCGATTTTGGGTGCCTTCCTCTGGGGCTCCGGCCTCGAAACCCGAGAGGCGGTCAATTGGCGATACTCTTCTTCGAACCGTTTGGCCTCTGCCTCCATCTCCTGCCATCGATAAAAATCGATTAACCGCTCGATGGCGCCCAATCGATCATATTTCTGATCCCCGGCCATTTCGTAGCCTTTCAAGTAAAACGCTTCGGCCTTCCTATCCCCGAGAAGATAATAGGCATCCCCTGCATTGAGGACGACCCAGAGATCCTCCGGAAATCTCTTGAGGTTCTCCTCCACTTGGCGAATGGCCTCTTCCTTCCTCCCGGCTTTTGCGAGGATATATCCCAGATCCCGATAGAAATTTTCGGGCTCTCTTGAAAACTCCCCAAACCATCGCCCGATATTAACCGCTTCGTCGACGAGCCCGTTTTGGGCGAAGACGTGGGGAATTTCGAGCAAAAAGCTTTCGACATCGTGGTAGGCGTCTTGCTCGACCTGCCGGAAAAATTCTATGTCAGGACGGCCATCCTCTTTGAGACAATGGCGGTGGAATCTTTCTATCCCGTGATAGATTTTCAAAAGGGTGTCCTTGTTATGAGACTGAATATCCTCATAAAAGGAGATCACGTCAAAGAGAAGGTCTTGGGAGACCTCGACACATTTCACGCCCTCGAGGTGCCTCTTCCAAAGTTCGAGGCAGGCCTCATATAGAAAATCTTCATTAGACCCTTGAATCCCATATCTCAAGGACCATTCCTCGGATAACTTTGAAGGGGCTTTCGCCTTCAAGGCGGCCTTTTTGAAATCCTCAAGGGTGATGGGTAGCCCCATGGCCCGAAGCTCCAAAAGTATTTCTTCGTCGGTCCTCCACTTGATCTCTTGATGTTCCATGCCCCTCCCTCCGACACCATAGTAACCCAATTGGGCAAAATGTTAAAGGAGGAAAATCGAAGTTGAAAGGGTCTACGAGATCGCCTCTTGCCCAAAAATGAGATTGACTTTCCGGATGAGTTGTCCTAAAGGTGTAAAAGGCCTGATTGTAGTTGAGGGTGGATCGTGAACCGGGGACTTCGAGGG of the Thermodesulfobacteriota bacterium genome contains:
- a CDS encoding geranylgeranyl reductase family protein, whose product is MRRSDCDVIVVGGGPGGTTAARICAQKGLKTLLIEKERFPRYKPCGGCLSLKTVRLVDFDLVPVIENTIYGAKFSYRLKDPFFIESKGPIAYMVMRDRFDQFLMEKALEKGAEMIEGEKVIEVEEKADGVEVGLEGGKKVRGHFLIAADGAGSLVAKQLSLPPEGEDGYGMALQSEIPFDASLPFPERERHFVHLDFGGIPNGYAWVFPKRGWLSIGIGGMFEEGERVNIGRCLEGFLKGLPYLQGRRPEILRGHRLPSFYDENQKVARGRILLVGDAAHLMDPLQGEGIYYAIRSGMLAGEAIVESEGQGLPPSDLYQRAIQIQISSHLKWALSFSRFVFRFTRLAYQTLKHYPELSDLYLRVLEGSETYQGFVARVKERIKDFMKGRLSEKIRRAMAKA
- a CDS encoding SEC-C metal-binding domain-containing protein, whose translation is MEHQEIKWRTDEEILLELRAMGLPITLEDFKKAALKAKAPSKLSEEWSLRYGIQGSNEDFLYEACLELWKRHLEGVKCVEVSQDLLFDVISFYEDIQSHNKDTLLKIYHGIERFHRHCLKEDGRPDIEFFRQVEQDAYHDVESFLLEIPHVFAQNGLVDEAVNIGRWFGEFSREPENFYRDLGYILAKAGRKEEAIRQVEENLKRFPEDLWVVLNAGDAYYLLGDRKAEAFYLKGYEMAGDQKYDRLGAIERLIDFYRWQEMEAEAKRFEEEYRQLTASRVSRPEPQRKAPKIGRNDPCPCGSGKKYKKCCLNKTPA
- a CDS encoding endonuclease III; amino-acid sequence: MRRSEGRWQRRDDLKRKLRKIALLLEKEYGVPERRKGIDPLDVLIETILSQNTNDLNRDRAFGRLKTRFPRWEDLLRARREAIVTAIRPGGLANQKAMRIQRILRWIQERGGRLSLSFLEKMETEEVKNVIGGLKGIGPKTVHCLLLFGLGREAFPIDTHILRIGKRMGFLPQNMDAEKAHAWMAPLLPKGKSLSLHLNLIRFGREVCRARGPLCDACLLAEECLHRSK